A genomic window from Pyxicephalus adspersus chromosome 2, UCB_Pads_2.0, whole genome shotgun sequence includes:
- the LOC140324947 gene encoding olfactory receptor 10AG1-like, whose amino-acid sequence MNNISYVHLLGFPNLHHFKYVMFSFLLIVYCLTLSGNFINIILVSVSKNLHLPMYFFITQVSLLDILMSTDILPNLLHIVLNEGGTMCLVACITQFYAFANSESVECLILTIMSFDRYVAICNPLRYHSIINGRFCLLSVLGAWLLSFSMMLMNAVATHKLEFCGPNVIDHFFCDFTPILDISCSDISLLQSQTILFCIIVLISPFASITVSYVYIITTILKIRSSTGRRKAFSTCSSHLIVVCIFFGTLFSVYMVPTKGQLLATSKALSLLYTLVIPLLNPFIYSLRNQDFKKAFIELIHNIQKIHKYKKSME is encoded by the coding sequence ATGAATAATATTTCTTATGTGCACCTTTTGGGATTTCCAAATCTTCATCACTTTAAATatgttatgttttcatttttgcttatTGTCTATTGTCTTACTTTATCTGgaaactttattaatattattttagtttcagTAAGCAAAAATCTCCACttaccaatgtattttttcatcaCACAAGTGTCCCTATTAGACATTCTTATGAGCACTGATATACTTCCTAACCTTCTTCATATTGTACTTAATGAAGGGGGCACCATGTGCCTAGTTGCTTGCATAACCCAGTTTTATGCGTTTGCCAACTCGGAATCTGTAGAGTGTCTAATTCTAACCATAATGTCTTTTGACCGGTATGTGGCTATATGTAACCCTCTACGATATCACTCCATCATCAATGGAAGGTTCTGTCTATTATCCGTGCTTGGGGCTTGGCTATTGAGTTTTTCAATGATGTTGATGAATGCCGTAGCTACTCATAAATTGGAATTTTGTGGACCAAACGTTATAGaccatttcttttgtgattttaCACCCATCCTTGATATCTCTTGTTCCGATATTTCACTTCTTCAGAGTCAGACAATCTTATTTTGTATCATTGTTCTCATCTCCCCTTTTGCTTCAATCACAGTTTCTTATGTATATATTATCACCACCATTCTTAAAATTCGATCCAGTACAGGGAGACGTAAAGCATTCTCCACTTGTAGCTCCCATTTGATTGTTGTATGCATATTTTTCGGTACtctattttctgtatatatggTTCCAACCAAAGGTCAGTTATTGGCGACTAGTAAGGCGTTATCTTTGCTTTATACTTTGGTGATCCCGCTGCTTAATCCATTCATATATAGCCTTAGAAACCAAGACTTCAAGAAAGCCTTCATTGaattaatacataatatacaaaaaattcacaaatacaaaaagtcaatGGAATAG